Proteins from one Emys orbicularis isolate rEmyOrb1 chromosome 2, rEmyOrb1.hap1, whole genome shotgun sequence genomic window:
- the SEMA4C gene encoding semaphorin-4C translates to MDASLPGLALLTTVFLSVGTTDAAWWNLVPRKTIPYNELKDVAKRFSKAGVSHYMTLTLGEAERVLYVGAREAIFALATGTMELKAAISWEAPTEKKVECIQKGKNNQTDCFNYIRFLQSYNSSHLYACGTFAFQPKCTYIELSSFSLNRLAFEDGKGKCPYDPAKGHTGLIVDGELYSATLNNFLGTEPVILRNLGPHYSMKTEYLASWLNEPHFVGSAYVQESVGSPSGDDDKVYFFFSERAVEYDCYAEQVVARVARVCKGDVGGARTLQKKWTTFLKARLVCSIPEQQLHFNRLQAVYTLGGTTWRDTTFFGLFQARWGDVDVSAVCQYHIEDVRKAFEGPYKEYREQAQKWGRYSDQVPSPRPGACITDWHRQNGVASSLELPDNTLNFAKKHPLMDEPVLPRHGRPLLLKKDANFTRLVVDRVRGLDGVSYNVLFIGTGDGWLHKALVLPSRIHLVEELQVFEPAQPIESLVLAHQKKLLFAGSRSQVARLSLADCAKYRSCADCVLAKDPYCAWSRNASHCLRADGSDGSLLVQDVVNADTALCNLLQAPPSVKVTPKNITVVAGTDLVLPCRLTSNLARARWTFNGRELAEDQASVLYDARLQALVILGTGPQHGGAYRCFLEEQGARLAAEGYMVSVVAGPAATLEARAPLESLGLVWMVAIALGALCLVLLLVVLSLRRRLREELAKGTKAVESTLVYPIELPKEPPSPKFVPSATSDSDEKLWDPASYYYSDGSLKIVPGHAVCQNGSATPSPPTNGIPGQPLASPPPHSPNRIHLGSVRGSSSNGYIRLQLGAEERPGYSDLAEELRRKLQQRQALPDSNPEESSV, encoded by the exons agctgAAGGACGTGGCGAAGCGGTTCTCCAAGGCGGGCGTGTCGCACTACATGACGCTGACGCTGGGCGAGGCCGAGAGGGTGCTGTACGTGGGTGCCCGGGAGGCCATCTTCGCCCTCGCCACCGGCACCATGGAGCTGAAGGCAGCG ATCTCCTGGGAGGCTCCGACAGAGAAGAAAGTGGAATGTATCCAGAAGGGCAAGAACAACCAG ACCGACTGTTTCAATTACATCCGCTTCCTCCAGAGCTACAACAGCTCCCACCTGTACGCGTGCGGCACCTTCGCCTTCCAGCCCAAGTGCACCTACATT GAGCTGTCCAGTTTCTCCCTCAACAGGCTGGCCTTCGAGGACGGGAAGGGGAAGTGCCCCTACGACCCGGCCAAGGGCCACACGGGCCTCATCGTGG ATGGCGAGCTGTACTCGGCGACGCTCAACAACTTCCTGGGCACGGAGCCGGTGATCCTGCGCAACCTGGGTCCCCACTACTCCATGAAGACGGAGTACCTGGCCTCCTGGCTGAAtg AGCCCCACTTTGTGGGCTCGGCCTACGTGCAGGAGAGCGTGGGCAGCCCCAGCGGGGACGACGACAAGGTCTACTTCTTCTTCAGTGAGCGGGCCGTGGAGTACGACTGCTACGCCGAGCAGGTGGTGGCCCGCGTGGCCCGGGTCTGCAAG GGGGATGTGGGCGGCGCCCGGACCCTGCAGAAGAAGTGGACGACGTTCCTCAAGGCCCGGCTGGTCTGCTCCATCCCggagcagcagctgcacttcaaCCGGCTGCAGGCCGTGTACACGCTGGGCGGGACCACCTGGCGCGACACCACTTTCTTCGGCCTCTTCCAGGCTCGCTG ggGGGACGTGGACGTCTCTGCCGTCTGCCAGTACCACATTGAGGATGTGCGCAAGGCCTTTGAGGGGCCCTACAAGGAGTACCGGGAGCAGGCCCAGAAGTGGGGCAGGTACTCGGACCAGGTGCCCAGCCCCCGGCCTGGGGCG TGCATCACTGACTGGCACCGGCAGAATGGCGTCGCCAGCTCGCTGGAGCTGCCCGACAACACGCTGAACTTCGCCAAGAAGCACCCACTGATGGATGAGCCGGTGCTGCCGCGCCACGGCCGGCCCCTGCTGCTCAAGAAGGACGCCAACTTCACCCGGCTGGTGGTGGACCGGGTGCGGGGGCTGGATGGGGTCTCCTACAACGTGCTCTTCATTGGGACAG GTGACGGGTGGCTCCACAAGGCCCTGGTCCTGCCCTCCCGCATCCACCTCGTGGAGGAGCTGCAGGTCTTCGAGCCGGCGCAGCCCATCGAGAGCCTCGTGCTGGCCCACCAGAAG aagctgCTCTTTGCCGGCTCTCGCTCCCAGGTGGCGCGGCTGTCCCTGGCCGACTGCGCCAAGTACCGCTCCTGCGCCGACTGCGTCCTGGCCAAGGACCCCTACTGCGCCTGGAGCCGCAATGCCAGCCACTGCCTCCGGGCTGACGGCTCTGACGG GTCCCTGCTGGTCCAGGACGTGGTGAACGCGGACACGGCTCTCTGCAACCTCCTCCAAGCACCCCCCTCAG TTAAAGTCACTCCCAAGAACATCACAGTGGTGGCCGGCACGGACCTGGTCCTGCCCTGCCGCCTCACCTCCAACCTGGCCCGGGCTCGCTGGACCTTCAACGGGCGGGAGCTGGCCGAGGACCAGGCCTCGGTGCTGTACGACGCCCGCCTGCAGGCCTTGGTCATCCTGGGCACGGGCCCCCAGCATGGTGGTGCCTACCGGTGCTTCTTGGAGGAGCAGGGCGCACGCCTGGCAGCTGAGGGCTACATGGTGTCGGTGGTGGCAGGCCCGGCCGCCACACTGGAGGCGCGGGCCccgctggagagcctggggctggtGTGGATGGTGGCGATCGCGCTGGGCGCCCTgtgcctggtgctgctgctggtggtgctgtCCCTGCGGCGCCGGCTGCGGGAGGAGCTGGCCAAGGGCACCAAAGCTGTGGAGAGCACCCTGGTGTACCCCATCGAGCTGCCCAaggagccccccagccccaagTTCGTTCCCAGTGCCACCTCGGACTCGGACGAGAAGCTCTGGGACCCGGCCAGCTACTACTACTCGGATGGCTCCCTCAAGATCGTGCCAGGCCACGCCGTGTGCCAGAACGGCTCGGCCACACCCTCGCCCCCCACCAATGGCATTCCCGGGCAGCCCCTGGCCTCCCCGCCCCCGCACTCGCCCAACCGCATCCACCTGGGCAGCGTCCGCGGCTCCTCCTCCAACGGCTACATCCGCCTGCAGCTGGGCGCCGAGGAGCGGCCCGGCTACAGCGACCTGGCCGAGGAGCTACGCCGCAAGCTCCAGCAGCGCCAGGCATTGCCCGACTCCAACCCCGAGGAGTCCTCGGTgtga